A DNA window from Nitrospirota bacterium contains the following coding sequences:
- the argF gene encoding ornithine carbamoyltransferase, protein MKRDFLRLWDFTSEEISSIVERAIDLKAGADANKCPLIGKSLWLLFEKPSTRTRISFEVGIYQLGGQSIYMKPSEIQIGRGESTADTARVLSRYLNGIIIRTFEHTKLEEFAANSDVPVINGLSDLHHPCQVLADLMTIKEKKGALEGIKVAYIGDGNNVANSLMEAAGRMGLVLNIACPEGYEPDLDILEQARSGKGEIIILRDPKEAAGRADVIYTDVWVSMGQEDSAEKKKRKFSAYQVNSSLLACAKEDVIVMHCLPAHRGEEITDEVIDGPQSVVFDQAENRLHTQKALLEILIK, encoded by the coding sequence ATGAAAAGAGATTTTCTCAGACTGTGGGACTTCACTTCAGAAGAGATCAGCAGTATTGTTGAACGGGCAATCGACTTGAAGGCCGGGGCAGATGCCAACAAATGCCCGTTAATAGGGAAGAGCCTGTGGCTGCTTTTTGAAAAACCATCTACAAGGACGCGGATATCCTTTGAGGTTGGTATTTATCAGCTTGGAGGGCAGTCCATATATATGAAACCTTCTGAAATCCAGATCGGAAGGGGTGAAAGCACCGCTGATACGGCAAGGGTGCTTTCAAGGTATCTTAACGGCATTATTATAAGAACCTTTGAACATACAAAGCTTGAGGAATTTGCCGCCAACTCCGATGTTCCGGTAATAAACGGCCTCAGCGACCTCCATCACCCCTGCCAGGTACTGGCTGACCTTATGACCATAAAAGAGAAGAAAGGGGCACTTGAAGGTATAAAGGTTGCATATATCGGTGATGGAAATAATGTTGCAAACTCCCTTATGGAAGCCGCAGGCAGGATGGGGCTGGTGCTGAATATAGCCTGTCCCGAAGGCTATGAGCCGGACCTTGATATCCTCGAGCAGGCAAGGAGCGGCAAGGGAGAAATTATTATTCTGAGAGACCCGAAAGAGGCAGCAGGCAGGGCGGATGTTATATACACCGATGTATGGGTAAGTATGGGGCAGGAAGATAGTGCTGAAAAGAAGAAGAGAAAATTCAGCGCCTACCAGGTTAATTCCTCACTGCTTGCATGTGCAAAAGAGGACGTGATTGTTATGCACTGTCTCCCTGCACACAGGGGCGAGGAGATTACGGATGAGGTCATAGACGGTCCGCAGAGTGTAGTCTTTGACCAGGCGGAAAACAGACTTCACACACAAAAGGCACTTCTTGAAATACTCATAAAATAA
- a CDS encoding acetylornithine transaminase, with the protein MDIKRLLEESSKYLMNTYNRYPLILRKGRGTKVYSVDGREYLDFVGGIAVNILGHCHPRVVVAIQKQAQRLLHVSNLYHIEPQIKLARLLVENSFADKIFFCNSGAEANEGAIKLARKYAKEHYGEERFEIITAFNSFHGRTLATLTATGQEKFHKGFEPLVPGFRHVPFNNLEALKETISDNTCAIMLEPIQGEGGVVVPSPDYLKEIRRICDEKGILLILDEVQTGMGRTGKLFAYEHFGIEPDIMTLAKGLGGGVPIGALLARENVAEAFVPGSHASTFGGNPLTTQAAIATIETILEDGILLEECQRLGKYFIRRLSGLKNTFSSIIVEIRGLGLMIGMQLTRDCAPIVKACMEKGVLVNCTANNTLRFTPPLIVTEKEIDTVTDIVEDILARLS; encoded by the coding sequence ATGGACATAAAGAGACTCCTTGAAGAATCCTCAAAGTATCTGATGAATACTTACAACAGATACCCTCTCATCCTGAGAAAGGGCCGCGGAACCAAGGTGTACAGCGTAGATGGCAGGGAATATCTCGATTTTGTGGGAGGTATTGCGGTTAATATCCTCGGGCACTGCCATCCCAGAGTGGTTGTGGCAATACAGAAACAGGCCCAGAGGCTCCTGCACGTCTCCAACCTCTATCACATAGAACCACAGATTAAACTGGCCAGATTGCTCGTAGAAAACTCATTTGCCGACAAGATATTTTTCTGTAACTCCGGCGCAGAGGCCAACGAGGGGGCAATTAAACTCGCCAGGAAATACGCAAAGGAACATTATGGCGAGGAGCGGTTTGAAATAATCACTGCCTTTAATTCCTTTCACGGGCGAACCCTTGCAACCCTTACGGCAACCGGTCAGGAAAAGTTCCATAAAGGCTTTGAACCCCTTGTCCCCGGCTTCAGACATGTACCCTTCAATAACCTTGAAGCATTAAAGGAAACAATAAGTGATAATACGTGTGCCATAATGCTTGAGCCAATTCAGGGTGAAGGCGGCGTTGTGGTGCCTTCCCCTGACTACCTGAAGGAGATCAGACGAATATGTGATGAAAAGGGCATCCTCCTGATACTCGATGAGGTCCAGACCGGAATGGGAAGGACCGGCAAACTCTTTGCCTATGAACACTTCGGCATAGAGCCTGATATAATGACCCTGGCGAAGGGTCTTGGAGGCGGAGTTCCGATAGGGGCACTGCTTGCCAGAGAGAATGTGGCAGAGGCGTTTGTGCCGGGCAGTCATGCATCCACTTTTGGCGGCAATCCTCTCACAACCCAGGCTGCAATTGCAACAATCGAGACAATCCTTGAAGACGGTATCCTCCTTGAGGAATGCCAGAGACTGGGAAAATATTTTATCAGACGGCTGTCAGGTCTTAAAAATACGTTTTCAAGTATAATAGTGGAAATAAGGGGGCTGGGGCTAATGATCGGGATGCAATTGACAAGGGATTGTGCCCCTATAGTTAAGGCCTGTATGGAAAAAGGGGTGCTGGTTAATTGTACAGCGAACAACACGCTGAGATTTACCCCTCCGCTGATAGTAACGGAAAAGGAGATAGATACGGTGACGGATATAGTTGAAGATATCCTTGCGAGGCTGTCATGA
- a CDS encoding PGPGW domain-containing protein: MNTALKLFVSRLTVKTLPQAKRVTKIVIGFTLLLLGIVLIVLPGPATVVIPLSLAILAGEFVWAKKLLERFNSGIRHIRNWRK; the protein is encoded by the coding sequence ATGAATACGGCGCTAAAATTATTCGTCAGTCGTCTGACTGTTAAGACCCTTCCCCAGGCCAAAAGGGTTACAAAGATTGTTATCGGGTTTACATTGCTGTTGTTGGGTATTGTGCTTATCGTGCTTCCGGGGCCTGCAACTGTGGTAATTCCCCTTTCCCTTGCTATCCTGGCAGGTGAGTTTGTCTGGGCAAAAAAACTCCTCGAAAGGTTTAATTCAGGAATAAGACACATAAGGAACTGGAGAAAATGA
- the lptE gene encoding LPS assembly lipoprotein LptE — protein MRVVNCKRLSRNLIFIICILQYSFLLSCGYGVHRTSSLPVKSVKISSVENQTFEPGLQDLFVNVFTEELLRSGISSSETSKYVVSAILTDYKLDTLSIKDDLSVEYSIQIVADITLRLPDGTTREIKGISSEFMETFVSADNIQAIQSQREVATEKAVRDLSQRIIAEMIYNTNLK, from the coding sequence ATGAGAGTTGTAAACTGCAAAAGATTATCCCGCAACCTGATATTTATAATCTGTATTCTCCAATACTCTTTTTTACTTTCCTGCGGCTACGGAGTTCACAGGACATCCTCTTTGCCGGTCAAGTCCGTGAAGATCAGCAGTGTTGAAAACCAAACTTTTGAGCCAGGCCTTCAGGATTTATTTGTAAACGTCTTTACAGAGGAGCTGCTGAGAAGCGGAATTTCTTCCTCTGAGACCTCTAAATATGTGGTATCGGCAATCCTGACGGATTACAAGCTTGATACGCTGAGTATAAAGGATGACCTTTCTGTTGAATACAGCATCCAGATTGTCGCTGATATCACACTCCGGCTGCCTGACGGCACCACGAGGGAGATCAAGGGGATAAGCTCCGAATTTATGGAGACATTCGTTTCTGCAGACAATATTCAGGCCATTCAGTCTCAGAGAGAAGTCGCTACAGAGAAGGCCGTCAGGGACCTGAGCCAGAGGATTATTGCCGAGATGATCTACAATACTAATCTCAAATGA
- the holA gene encoding DNA polymerase III subunit delta, whose product MSQKQFLKEIENNLPSPVYYLYAKDSFLLKNAVDGIRELVPEERREFNVMIYDIDSSPPVYTIIDVLNTPGFFGERKIVIVRNIQTMKKKEAKVLFSYLDNPSSGSVFVMLSLKPPDKGMKEKFKGGVKVLSLDMKAQEIKTWLTELARQRGVEITSDAIGLLMATAGTDMGVLYEETEKAALLGKSRVDINDISELIHGSATYSVFTLVDALVTKDRTKVFKIYSAMRDSLDPFAVIGAINWKYAELSKRSSRRKGYFSEVFRCLSEADRRLKTSGGEYPVEELFIRLLQI is encoded by the coding sequence GTGAGTCAGAAACAGTTTTTAAAAGAGATTGAAAACAACCTTCCATCCCCTGTCTATTATCTGTATGCAAAAGACTCCTTTCTCCTGAAGAATGCCGTTGACGGGATCAGGGAATTGGTCCCTGAGGAGAGGAGGGAGTTTAATGTCATGATTTATGATATTGATTCGTCACCACCAGTGTATACGATCATAGATGTCCTGAATACCCCGGGTTTTTTCGGTGAGAGGAAGATAGTGATAGTGAGAAACATTCAGACGATGAAGAAGAAGGAAGCAAAAGTTCTTTTCAGTTATCTCGACAACCCCTCTTCGGGCTCTGTTTTTGTAATGCTTTCACTCAAGCCCCCTGACAAGGGCATGAAGGAGAAGTTTAAAGGAGGGGTCAAGGTGCTCTCGCTTGATATGAAAGCTCAGGAGATAAAGACGTGGCTTACGGAACTTGCACGGCAGAGGGGGGTGGAGATAACATCCGACGCAATTGGACTCCTCATGGCTACAGCAGGCACTGATATGGGGGTCCTGTACGAGGAGACGGAAAAGGCTGCCCTTCTTGGCAAGTCAAGGGTTGACATAAATGACATCAGTGAGCTTATACATGGTTCAGCCACATACAGTGTCTTCACTCTCGTTGATGCGCTGGTAACAAAAGACCGGACAAAGGTTTTTAAGATTTACAGTGCAATGCGTGACAGCCTTGACCCGTTTGCCGTTATTGGCGCGATAAACTGGAAGTATGCAGAATTGTCAAAGAGGAGCAGCCGCAGGAAGGGATATTTCTCTGAAGTCTTCAGGTGTCTGTCAGAGGCTGACAGGAGATTAAAGACTTCAGGAGGTGAATATCCCGTTGAGGAGCTGTTTATCAGGCTGCTTCAGATTTAA
- the rpsT gene encoding 30S ribosomal protein S20: protein MANKNLSALKRVRQAEKRRLRNQDYKTRIKTCVKKVESAVASKDADAARNFLREAITVISKGSSKGIIHHNTASRKISRLTKKVNSVVKSEAA from the coding sequence ATGGCAAACAAGAATCTCTCTGCTCTGAAGAGGGTAAGACAGGCAGAAAAAAGAAGGCTCAGAAACCAGGACTATAAGACCAGGATAAAGACCTGCGTAAAAAAGGTCGAATCAGCAGTAGCCTCAAAGGACGCGGATGCAGCCCGGAATTTCCTGCGTGAGGCAATCACGGTTATTTCCAAGGGATCATCCAAGGGTATTATCCATCACAATACTGCTTCAAGAAAGATCTCACGCCTGACGAAAAAAGTCAACTCTGTTGTTAAATCTGAAGCAGCCTGA
- a CDS encoding TIGR00295 family protein, whose protein sequence is MEDKKEIELLKRLGCSDRVIEHILAVKRVALRIADEVRIPVDRELVRMGALLHDIGRARSHGIEHAVVGAEMAREMRVDERIVRIIERHIGAGITADEARALGLPDKDYVPQTPEEKIVAYADNLIKGNRETSFEAALEEFKSIPGIGKPAIERFIRLHEEIEQWKK, encoded by the coding sequence ATGGAGGACAAAAAGGAGATTGAGCTCTTAAAAAGACTTGGATGTTCAGATAGAGTCATAGAGCATATTCTTGCCGTAAAAAGGGTTGCCCTCAGGATTGCCGATGAGGTGAGGATCCCTGTGGACAGGGAACTGGTCAGGATGGGCGCACTCCTGCATGATATCGGAAGGGCTCGGTCACACGGGATTGAGCATGCCGTTGTTGGTGCCGAGATGGCGAGGGAGATGAGGGTGGATGAACGTATTGTCAGAATTATCGAAAGGCATATAGGTGCGGGGATTACTGCAGATGAGGCCCGCGCTCTCGGTCTTCCCGACAAGGATTACGTTCCGCAGACACCTGAGGAGAAGATCGTGGCATATGCCGATAATCTCATTAAGGGCAACAGGGAGACCAGCTTTGAAGCGGCCCTGGAGGAATTCAAGAGTATTCCGGGGATTGGAAAGCCTGCAATTGAACGGTTTATAAGACTTCATGAGGAGATAGAACAATGGAAAAAGTAG
- a CDS encoding DUF3108 domain-containing protein, with the protein MEKVVCYTGRAGFSGMLSVLLFTLGILLFTPFTVSASESFRYDLRWMGIKAGEARLEFIEDGDSLRIVSRAESAKWLSVFYKVDDRVESVVVKKNNPAKGANHWVADRYRLKIREGRHRRDKEVIFDPANKTALYINHLDNKRETYAVPENTFDPLSGFFLMRKRPLEVNRPVHVTIFDSKKVWDVRVDVLRKEEVETQAGKFRTIVVKPNMKSEGIFDSKGDIYIYLTDDKRHIPVLIRTKVAVGYIEAELVGGEF; encoded by the coding sequence ATGGAAAAAGTAGTTTGCTATACAGGGAGGGCAGGATTCTCAGGTATGTTATCTGTCCTGCTGTTTACCCTCGGTATTTTACTATTCACGCCTTTCACTGTTTCTGCCTCCGAGAGTTTTCGCTATGACCTTAGATGGATGGGTATAAAGGCGGGAGAGGCACGGCTTGAGTTTATAGAGGATGGAGATTCCCTGAGGATAGTTTCGAGGGCTGAATCTGCAAAGTGGCTTTCCGTCTTTTACAAGGTGGATGATCGTGTGGAGAGTGTGGTAGTGAAGAAGAACAATCCTGCAAAAGGAGCGAACCACTGGGTTGCCGACAGATACAGGCTGAAGATCAGGGAAGGGCGGCACAGGAGAGACAAAGAGGTGATATTTGACCCTGCAAACAAAACGGCACTGTATATAAACCATCTTGATAATAAAAGAGAGACATATGCTGTTCCGGAGAATACATTTGATCCCCTCTCGGGATTTTTTCTCATGAGAAAGAGACCCCTTGAGGTTAATCGGCCTGTCCATGTAACGATCTTTGACAGCAAGAAGGTCTGGGATGTGAGGGTGGATGTACTGAGAAAAGAAGAAGTGGAGACCCAAGCCGGGAAATTCAGGACAATTGTGGTCAAACCCAATATGAAGTCAGAGGGGATATTTGACAGTAAAGGCGATATTTATATATATCTCACGGATGACAAGAGGCACATTCCTGTGCTTATCAGGACAAAGGTTGCCGTAGGTTATATAGAGGCAGAGCTTGTTGGCGGAGAGTTCTGA
- a CDS encoding UDP-glucose/GDP-mannose dehydrogenase family protein encodes MHIGIIGTGYVGLVTGACFSEFGVSVTCVDRDEKKVKALKKGDIPFYEPGLEELVKRNVAEGRLNFSTKVKDAIESSLAIFIAVGTPPRGDGTADLSYVKEVSEEIARYMDDYKIIVTKSTVPVGTGKKIRKWIKEKLKDDIDFDIASNPEFLREGSAIGDFMRPDRVVIGAESPQAIAIMRDLYRPLYLIETPFVITNIETAELIKYSSNSFLAVKISFINEIANLCDIVGADVHVVARAMGLDKRIGPKFLHPGPGFGGSCFPKDTVALLHLAGERDAELGVVEAAVKANEKQRALMFSRLKEALGDVNGKKVGILGLSFKPNTNDIREAPSLYMIESLLNEGAKVQAYDPVATPDMKAVFPKVSYKKDAYETVKGVDALVLMTEWNQFRNLDLARIKSTMKSPNFFDLRNIYAPEKMKELGFNYYCVGRNCIK; translated from the coding sequence ATGCACATAGGCATTATTGGAACAGGGTATGTAGGGCTTGTAACAGGCGCATGCTTTTCCGAGTTCGGGGTTTCTGTCACCTGTGTGGACAGGGATGAAAAAAAGGTCAAGGCACTCAAGAAGGGCGATATCCCCTTTTATGAGCCGGGACTCGAGGAGCTGGTCAAGAGAAATGTTGCAGAGGGCAGGCTCAACTTCAGCACAAAGGTGAAGGATGCAATAGAGTCATCCCTTGCTATCTTTATAGCGGTTGGTACTCCCCCAAGGGGTGATGGTACTGCTGACCTCAGTTATGTTAAGGAGGTTTCAGAGGAGATCGCCCGTTACATGGACGACTACAAGATTATTGTGACAAAGAGCACTGTGCCTGTGGGCACGGGCAAGAAGATCAGAAAGTGGATTAAGGAAAAACTGAAAGATGATATTGACTTTGACATTGCCTCCAACCCTGAGTTTCTCCGTGAAGGCTCTGCTATCGGGGATTTCATGAGGCCGGACAGGGTGGTGATTGGTGCAGAGAGCCCTCAGGCTATTGCCATTATGAGGGACCTTTACAGGCCCCTTTATCTGATAGAGACACCTTTTGTGATTACCAATATCGAGACAGCGGAACTCATAAAATACTCCTCCAATTCTTTTCTTGCAGTCAAAATCTCCTTTATTAACGAGATAGCAAACCTGTGTGACATCGTGGGCGCGGATGTCCATGTTGTTGCGAGGGCAATGGGACTTGACAAGCGGATCGGCCCCAAATTTCTGCATCCCGGCCCCGGGTTTGGTGGTTCCTGTTTTCCAAAGGATACGGTGGCACTGCTTCATCTTGCCGGGGAAAGGGATGCCGAGCTTGGTGTTGTAGAGGCTGCAGTAAAGGCCAATGAAAAGCAGAGGGCACTGATGTTCAGCAGGCTGAAGGAAGCGCTTGGTGATGTCAATGGCAAGAAGGTAGGCATCCTCGGCCTCTCCTTTAAACCCAACACAAATGACATCCGGGAGGCCCCGTCTCTCTATATGATAGAGAGTCTCCTTAACGAGGGTGCCAAAGTGCAGGCCTATGACCCTGTAGCAACCCCGGATATGAAAGCTGTCTTCCCGAAGGTCAGTTATAAAAAGGATGCCTATGAAACGGTAAAGGGGGTAGATGCCCTTGTGCTTATGACCGAATGGAACCAGTTCAGAAACCTTGACCTTGCACGGATAAAGTCGACCATGAAGTCCCCGAATTTCTTTGATCTCAGGAACATCTATGCACCTGAAAAGATGAAGGAACTGGGCTTTAACTACTATTGTGTCGGCAGGAACTGTATAAAATAG
- a CDS encoding hemerythrin family protein, with protein MKNVLYIVWSDSNRLGIPIIDEQHRGIVSIINSLYYFIQKGRGEKILQPTLIMLEQHIHIHFETEESLMTEAGYPALEEHILLHKELARKTENVSREVFMDKDLDMMLKFLKEWWSDHINKEDRKYAPFLKKLTAT; from the coding sequence ATGAAAAATGTCCTGTACATAGTATGGAGTGACAGTAACAGGCTGGGAATTCCGATAATTGATGAGCAGCATAGAGGAATTGTCTCCATTATCAATTCGTTGTACTACTTTATTCAAAAAGGACGCGGAGAGAAAATATTACAACCTACTTTAATTATGTTGGAGCAACATATACACATCCATTTTGAGACCGAAGAATCATTAATGACAGAGGCAGGCTATCCTGCCCTGGAGGAACATATTTTGCTGCATAAGGAACTGGCAAGGAAGACAGAGAATGTTTCTCGTGAGGTTTTTATGGATAAGGACCTGGATATGATGCTGAAGTTTTTAAAAGAATGGTGGTCAGACCATATTAATAAGGAAGACAGAAAATATGCTCCCTTTCTTAAAAAACTGACAGCTACATAA
- a CDS encoding DUF2283 domain-containing protein, whose translation MKIKYFSDTDTALLEFSENEVYETKEINENIYIDLGKDGKLISMTIEHAKEQAAIKELSYQEIEKEIA comes from the coding sequence ATGAAAATAAAATATTTTTCCGATACAGATACGGCATTACTGGAGTTTTCTGAAAATGAGGTATACGAAACAAAAGAGATAAATGAAAATATTTATATTGACCTTGGCAAGGATGGCAAGTTGATAAGCATGACAATAGAACATGCTAAAGAACAAGCAGCAATAAAAGAGCTCTCCTACCAGGAAATTGAGAAAGAAATTGCATAA
- a CDS encoding type II toxin-antitoxin system HicB family antitoxin, producing MKLKVIVHEAEEGGYWAEVPAIPGCATQGETFDELLTNLYEAVEGCLSVDIKDIEITEKDKVLEIAV from the coding sequence ATGAAGCTGAAAGTAATTGTTCATGAAGCGGAAGAAGGAGGCTACTGGGCTGAGGTGCCAGCTATTCCAGGCTGTGCAACTCAGGGAGAGACCTTCGACGAACTTCTCACCAACCTTTATGAGGCCGTCGAAGGTTGCTTATCCGTAGATATAAAAGACATTGAAATAACGGAGAAGGACAAAGTCCTGGAGATCGCAGTGTGA
- a CDS encoding type II toxin-antitoxin system HicA family toxin produces the protein MKAISGKDFAKLLEKRGWELRRTKGSHHIYVKEGNPVRISVPIHGNSPLKIGLLKHLMKVAGIDESEL, from the coding sequence GTGAAAGCTATATCGGGGAAGGACTTTGCAAAACTGCTTGAAAAGAGAGGTTGGGAGTTGCGGAGAACAAAAGGCAGCCATCACATCTACGTGAAAGAGGGAAATCCGGTTCGGATTTCTGTACCCATACATGGAAATAGCCCGCTAAAGATCGGCTTGCTGAAGCACCTTATGAAGGTTGCAGGAATTGATGAAAGCGAGTTGTGA